In Natronomonas halophila, one DNA window encodes the following:
- a CDS encoding NADH:flavin oxidoreductase/NADH oxidase, producing the protein MHLFTPFEVRDVTARNRVMVSPMCQYSCDEDGLATDWHQVHLGSRASGGAGIVMAEATAVTPRGRITPHDLGIWSDEHADALEPTTEFIKSQGATPAIQLAHAGRKASTERPADGGGPVHDDRGWTPVGPTETPWPHDEPLETERLDTDGIARIVDAFVDAALRSLDAGFEILEIHAAHGYLLHEFLSPVTNTREDQYGGSFENRTRLLREIVAAVRNEIPEGTPLFVRISATDWLPDRQSWTVGDSARLARDLEPLGVDLIDVSAGAIHPDQQIPDTGPHFQVPYAERVGESGMPVGAVGKITTAEGADAIIRNDRADLAVIGREHLRDPYFAIRAAKELGHEAPVPRQYYRGFN; encoded by the coding sequence ATGCATCTCTTTACGCCGTTCGAGGTCCGCGACGTGACCGCGCGGAACCGGGTGATGGTCTCGCCGATGTGTCAGTATTCTTGTGACGAGGACGGCCTCGCCACCGACTGGCATCAGGTCCATCTCGGCAGTCGAGCGTCCGGCGGCGCCGGCATCGTCATGGCCGAAGCCACTGCCGTGACGCCGCGCGGCCGCATCACGCCCCACGACCTCGGCATCTGGAGCGACGAACACGCCGACGCCCTCGAACCGACCACCGAGTTCATCAAATCACAGGGCGCGACGCCGGCCATCCAGTTGGCCCACGCGGGCCGGAAGGCCTCCACGGAACGTCCCGCCGACGGCGGCGGTCCGGTTCACGACGACCGCGGCTGGACGCCCGTCGGCCCGACCGAAACGCCGTGGCCCCACGACGAACCGCTCGAAACCGAACGGCTCGACACTGATGGCATCGCACGCATCGTCGATGCCTTCGTCGACGCTGCGCTCCGCTCGCTCGATGCCGGTTTCGAAATCCTCGAAATCCACGCTGCCCACGGCTATCTACTCCACGAGTTCCTCTCGCCCGTGACGAACACCCGCGAGGACCAGTACGGCGGCAGTTTCGAAAACCGGACGCGCCTGCTTCGGGAAATCGTCGCGGCCGTCCGCAACGAGATTCCCGAGGGGACGCCGCTTTTCGTCCGCATTTCGGCGACCGACTGGCTCCCGGACCGCCAGTCGTGGACGGTCGGCGACTCGGCCCGCCTCGCCCGTGACCTCGAACCCCTCGGCGTCGACCTCATCGACGTCAGCGCGGGCGCCATTCATCCCGACCAGCAGATTCCCGACACCGGCCCGCACTTCCAGGTCCCATACGCCGAGCGCGTCGGCGAAAGCGGGATGCCGGTCGGCGCGGTGGGGAAGATTACGACCGCGGAGGGAGCAGACGCCATCATCCGAAACGACCGCGCTGACCTCGCGGTCATCGGCCGGGAACACCTCCGGGACCCCTACTTCGCGATTCGAGCGGCCAAGGAACTCGGCCACGAGGCGCCGGTCCCGCGGCAGTACTATCGCGGCTTCAACTAA